The following proteins come from a genomic window of Methanosarcina sp. MTP4:
- a CDS encoding tetratricopeptide repeat protein produces the protein MLKLSKNEVDYEEKKVLNKDSDGELEELNNSLSRAEDILKKQKKRRLRWRLKICSERYPNLKLNEKFQSFTKKVHDFSDPVYIKFDKEYSIKYSFKEVIEKLKEIEKDSSNFELNYKKGILFLKVGRYKSAVEVFQKAYEINKTSVEVLYQKGRAYYKLENYVEAIKVFDEVLKLDPSDIKAKKYRLRSLIALGQYCEVLDEKNPDMEYFQIYKGLAEGGLERYKDSHGIFEKMQKEIQEKMKKSKESEKEIKNREQLEEEIKNREQLEEIDINISNKIALALRCSGKKDKCEEANEVIKKALKQNIQDSNTWYTKGLILCSLKEYWKAISAFDKAIAIEPYNAPAWLSKGFSYFKLRKNDAGSHVFENFVKFVDDCENDCKKFYSSEETNIMEDADLLDSKGFALLALEKYEEAAEVFGKALELNKNYVIASNFQGIAFFSLRNYDKALKCFENTIKIYENLYYIKSINSFCRYNPICAVTYYYKGLVLYQSRKCDKAIEAFKKSKEIFNSLLLKYGETAPDILYQIGLVYYELKEYKEAIDAFEKAFEIKPSNLDALNNKGLVQYERKMYGEAVKTFEKAIENDKKDPEFRNNKAIVLAKMKCCDYYMHEALKECEQAVKLDPKNNITWIDKGTALYFLEEYDKAIDAFNRAIKLNKKNPEAWVMKGLVLFKLESSKEYEAVYECFEKALIYNPKDVEILNMKGIMLYRLNRPSRAREAFSEAREIDPDDVLTHTNLGWIFLNFGNIEDADSEIDKILVKKEKEEKESQNKRIPPKNTREYDVYAGRMGWAYCLKGQIMIEKRSYDTALENFEEALKWENTSSLFLLWHAYARYLKAEFRYGTRPKKYQEELVSIIRDLEKIKSHGTPKINAYALYFLGVYYYKIGNFPSAKDKFVECSSLKSGSPIKESAKKHLDNLWNYQLKPPWWEWWLKDPLHPLSKKIIFSVLSLIIFGLLFPEMVIGYLSFLSFLFEKLLVHPLIATIYGTFYDTFYDIFSSVDWEYSYGRYALTVGLLLFILLSPSIYRIAGKDVEIEIQSPTLSSMEFYPEMPPFKIEHTRTIREIRKKPSITPMKMKVWRKSSQTIEEWI, from the coding sequence ATGCTAAAACTAAGTAAGAATGAGGTAGATTACGAAGAGAAAAAAGTCTTAAATAAAGATTCAGATGGGGAACTCGAGGAATTAAATAATTCATTGTCACGTGCAGAAGATATTCTGAAAAAACAGAAAAAGAGGAGGCTACGATGGAGACTGAAAATTTGCTCAGAAAGGTATCCGAATTTAAAATTAAATGAAAAATTTCAAAGCTTTACAAAAAAAGTGCATGACTTTAGTGATCCTGTCTATATCAAGTTTGATAAAGAATATTCCATTAAATATTCATTCAAAGAAGTTATAGAAAAACTAAAGGAAATTGAAAAAGATTCGAGTAATTTCGAGCTTAATTACAAAAAGGGTATTTTGTTTTTAAAAGTCGGAAGATATAAATCTGCCGTAGAAGTTTTTCAAAAAGCCTATGAAATAAATAAAACTTCTGTGGAAGTTTTATATCAAAAAGGTCGTGCCTATTATAAACTTGAAAACTATGTTGAAGCTATAAAAGTTTTCGATGAAGTTCTGAAACTTGATCCGAGTGATATTAAAGCTAAAAAATACAGGTTACGTTCTCTTATAGCTCTCGGTCAATATTGTGAAGTTTTAGATGAAAAAAATCCTGACATGGAATACTTTCAAATTTACAAAGGATTGGCAGAGGGGGGGCTTGAAAGATACAAAGACTCCCATGGAATTTTCGAGAAAATGCAAAAAGAAATACAAGAAAAGATGAAAAAAAGTAAGGAATCAGAAAAAGAGATAAAAAACAGAGAGCAATTAGAAGAAGAGATAAAAAACAGAGAGCAATTAGAAGAAATTGATATAAATATTTCGAATAAAATAGCTCTTGCTCTTCGATGTTCCGGAAAAAAAGATAAATGTGAGGAAGCAAATGAAGTAATTAAAAAAGCTCTCAAACAGAACATCCAAGACAGCAATACATGGTACACCAAAGGGCTCATTCTCTGTTCTCTCAAAGAATACTGGAAAGCAATATCAGCTTTTGACAAAGCCATAGCCATTGAACCGTATAACGCCCCCGCATGGCTAAGCAAAGGATTCTCTTATTTTAAACTCAGAAAAAATGACGCAGGGAGCCATGTTTTTGAAAATTTTGTGAAATTTGTAGATGATTGTGAAAATGATTGTAAAAAATTTTATAGCTCTGAAGAAACCAACATTATGGAGGATGCAGATCTTTTGGACAGTAAAGGATTTGCTCTCCTCGCTCTCGAAAAATATGAAGAAGCTGCAGAAGTATTTGGTAAAGCTCTTGAGCTGAACAAAAATTATGTCATTGCTTCAAATTTCCAGGGGATAGCATTTTTCAGTCTGAGGAACTATGATAAAGCTTTGAAATGTTTTGAAAACACTATAAAAATATACGAAAATCTCTATTATATTAAAAGTATAAATTCATTTTGTAGGTATAATCCCATCTGTGCAGTGACTTATTATTACAAAGGACTTGTTCTTTATCAGTCAAGAAAATGTGATAAGGCTATAGAAGCATTTAAAAAATCAAAAGAAATTTTCAATTCATTATTATTAAAATACGGTGAGACTGCCCCCGACATTCTATACCAGATCGGACTCGTTTATTATGAACTAAAAGAATATAAGGAAGCCATAGATGCTTTTGAAAAAGCTTTTGAGATTAAACCGAGTAATTTGGATGCCCTGAATAACAAAGGACTCGTACAGTACGAACGCAAAATGTATGGAGAAGCCGTCAAGACCTTTGAAAAAGCCATCGAAAACGACAAAAAAGATCCAGAGTTCAGGAATAACAAAGCGATTGTACTGGCAAAAATGAAGTGTTGCGATTATTACATGCATGAAGCCCTTAAAGAATGCGAGCAAGCTGTAAAACTTGATCCCAAAAATAACATTACCTGGATAGACAAAGGCACAGCACTCTATTTTCTTGAAGAATACGATAAAGCCATAGACGCTTTTAACAGGGCCATAAAACTAAATAAAAAAAATCCAGAAGCCTGGGTAATGAAGGGGCTTGTACTTTTCAAACTTGAAAGCTCTAAGGAATATGAAGCTGTGTACGAATGTTTTGAAAAGGCTCTGATATATAATCCAAAAGATGTTGAAATACTTAACATGAAAGGTATTATGCTTTACAGGCTTAACAGACCCTCCAGAGCCAGAGAAGCATTTTCGGAAGCACGAGAAATAGATCCAGATGATGTCTTGACACATACAAACCTTGGTTGGATCTTTTTGAATTTTGGAAATATTGAAGACGCTGATTCCGAAATAGATAAAATACTGGTAAAAAAAGAAAAAGAAGAAAAAGAATCTCAAAACAAAAGAATTCCTCCGAAAAACACTAGAGAATATGATGTCTATGCCGGCAGAATGGGATGGGCATATTGCCTTAAAGGTCAGATAATGATTGAAAAACGTTCGTATGATACTGCTCTTGAAAATTTTGAAGAAGCGCTAAAATGGGAAAATACATCGTCTCTGTTCCTTCTCTGGCATGCATATGCAAGATATCTTAAAGCGGAGTTCCGTTATGGAACTAGACCAAAAAAATATCAAGAAGAACTGGTTTCTATTATTCGTGACCTGGAGAAAATTAAATCCCATGGAACCCCGAAGATAAATGCCTATGCACTCTATTTCCTGGGAGTTTACTACTATAAAATTGGCAATTTTCCAAGTGCAAAAGATAAATTTGTAGAATGTTCCTCCTTGAAATCTGGCTCACCCATAAAAGAATCAGCGAAAAAACATCTGGACAACCTATGGAACTACCAGCTCAAGCCTCCTTGGTGGGAATGGTGGCTGAAAGATCCTTTGCATCCCTTATCCAAAAAAATAATATTCTCAGTACTTTCACTCATTATTTTTGGACTTTTGTTCCCTGAAATGGTGATCGGATATCTTTCATTTCTCTCTTTTCTCTTTGAGAAACTCTTAGTTCATCCTTTAATAGCCACTATATATGGCACATTTTATGACACATTTTATGACATATTTAGCTCAGTCGACTGGGAATATTCATATGGGAGGTATGCTTTAACTGTTGGCTTACTGCTCTTCATTTTACTATCTCCATCTATATATCGAATAGCAGGAAAAGATGTAGAGATAGAAATTCAGTCGCCTACTCTCTCTTCTATGGAATTTTATCCGGAAATGCCTCCTTTCAAAATCGAACATACTCGAACGATAAGAGAGATCAGAAAAAAGCCCTCAATTACCCCTATGAAAATGAAAGTGTGGAGAAAATCTTCTCAGACTATTGAAGAGTGGATCTAA
- a CDS encoding tetratricopeptide repeat protein: MYSLYARALYSKALALFSFKKYAEAREHFEKALEALGTVLEINPEDAAAWYYRGNALSYLDRPEEALEAFEKALSLEPENSGALYCKGLALGYLKRPEEALEAFGRVLEKNEEDAGAWHYKGLALHQLGRYEEALEAFSRSFEISPGNPGALYYKGLSLQALGKTGEALEAFGETLKLEPTHAGAWEGTAKVYFDLNEPEKALQAYEKALELKPDFAGGWAGEGEVFEALGKPKKALEAFEKALELDPENSGIWNEKGRILGKLERYEEALEAFETVLETDTSFIGALYNKGALLLIGESYEKALEVYGKALELEPESARGWKGFGSSFFGLRKYNEALEAYKKALNLEPEDSGILSRLGAVYYELEEFEKALEAFEHALELEPENTFAWNGKGNTLCERGKYREALEAYETLMGLDHGSLPARYNRGVVLIRLKGRKKEYDEVLEKRLKIAFKKFLDISEKIPEENLDSETWKYRGFARAGLDQYRGALEAFEKALELNSGDPSLELCRGLVLIYLKRYEEALGALEKVDVEEAEDEGTKEGEAEKWGLKEGEVENGELKEGYGWEERDVSNKSGKKFLRKKALQKKPFQKKSFQEVLWNAKGFALDALEKPWEALEAFERARQFGRNGEEACLGEGIVLARMGEWEKARDAFARVLAVDPGNTPASTLKAFALIRLQEFDRAVETLEKIEAIDPNHDLLACLLGFASTRIGNYEQAAQAYRKAVELNPKNFHARDGLAELYFRLGNSEGALKEVEASISEEHENVFSRILKGRIELEEQAYEEAMESFGRALDLDSSDPEILLWDAYARYLYAEVTFDLESVESNGEVSRGTSRQVSGQYRQMLLSVIRKLEKTALSRESKDSELRAYILYFLGFYYYKIRYLKKAAERLEECLELETPTDIKAPASDLRDHIRSGPLKPAWWEWWLVSGKYCRLKKAGFLLTLVFIAILLISNPAVSTLPFISWLAAAVQPVFSQVLSSGAFSAVSWDQYGREYTLIILILLFILLFPGIRLRKPGDEPEIETHTPPPPEFDVPATLLDEFRERLEKSLLSPELMEDRIGKLEKF; this comes from the coding sequence ATGTACTCCCTCTACGCCAGAGCCCTGTACAGTAAAGCCCTTGCTCTTTTTTCCTTTAAGAAATATGCCGAAGCCAGGGAACATTTTGAAAAAGCGCTGGAAGCTCTCGGCACGGTGCTTGAAATAAATCCCGAAGACGCTGCAGCCTGGTACTACAGGGGAAATGCCTTGAGCTACCTGGACCGGCCCGAGGAGGCTCTCGAGGCTTTTGAAAAAGCCCTTTCCCTGGAGCCGGAAAATAGCGGAGCCCTTTATTGCAAAGGGCTTGCCCTTGGCTACCTGAAACGGCCTGAAGAGGCGCTGGAAGCATTCGGGAGGGTTCTTGAGAAGAATGAAGAGGACGCCGGGGCCTGGCATTATAAAGGGCTTGCTCTTCACCAGCTAGGGAGGTATGAGGAAGCCCTGGAGGCTTTTTCCCGTTCCTTTGAGATAAGTCCGGGAAACCCGGGAGCTCTGTACTATAAGGGGCTTTCCCTGCAGGCCCTTGGAAAAACCGGGGAAGCGCTTGAGGCATTCGGGGAAACCCTGAAACTTGAACCCACTCATGCGGGGGCATGGGAAGGGACTGCAAAGGTCTACTTTGACCTCAACGAACCTGAAAAGGCTTTGCAGGCTTATGAAAAGGCCCTGGAGTTGAAGCCGGATTTTGCCGGAGGCTGGGCAGGGGAGGGGGAAGTCTTTGAGGCACTCGGAAAACCAAAAAAAGCCCTGGAAGCTTTTGAAAAGGCTCTTGAACTCGATCCGGAAAATTCCGGGATATGGAATGAGAAGGGAAGGATACTCGGGAAACTGGAAAGGTACGAGGAAGCCCTGGAGGCCTTTGAGACAGTCCTTGAAACGGACACTTCCTTTATCGGAGCCCTGTACAATAAAGGAGCTCTGCTCCTGATCGGCGAAAGCTACGAAAAAGCCCTTGAAGTTTACGGAAAAGCCCTTGAACTTGAGCCTGAGAGTGCCCGGGGGTGGAAGGGGTTTGGAAGCTCCTTTTTCGGGCTCAGGAAATACAATGAAGCCCTGGAAGCTTACAAAAAAGCCCTTAATCTTGAACCCGAAGACAGTGGAATCCTTAGTAGACTCGGGGCCGTGTATTATGAACTGGAGGAGTTCGAAAAAGCCCTGGAGGCTTTCGAACATGCCCTCGAACTGGAACCTGAGAACACATTTGCCTGGAATGGAAAAGGGAACACCCTGTGTGAACGCGGCAAGTACAGGGAAGCCCTGGAAGCTTACGAGACACTTATGGGGCTCGACCATGGGAGCCTCCCTGCCCGCTACAACCGGGGAGTTGTCCTCATTCGGCTTAAAGGGCGGAAGAAAGAATACGACGAGGTACTGGAAAAAAGGCTCAAGATAGCGTTTAAAAAATTCCTGGATATCTCGGAAAAGATCCCTGAGGAAAACCTTGACTCCGAAACCTGGAAATACAGGGGATTTGCTCGGGCAGGGCTTGACCAGTATAGAGGAGCTCTGGAAGCTTTTGAAAAAGCCCTTGAACTCAATTCAGGGGACCCGTCTTTGGAGCTTTGCAGAGGTCTTGTGCTCATTTATTTGAAACGATATGAAGAAGCCCTGGGAGCCCTCGAAAAAGTCGACGTGGAAGAAGCTGAAGATGAGGGAACCAAAGAAGGCGAAGCTGAAAAATGGGGGCTCAAAGAAGGGGAAGTTGAAAATGGAGAACTTAAAGAAGGATATGGGTGGGAAGAGAGAGATGTTTCCAATAAATCTGGAAAGAAGTTCCTTCGGAAAAAAGCCCTTCAAAAAAAGCCCTTTCAAAAGAAGTCCTTTCAGGAAGTCCTATGGAACGCAAAGGGCTTTGCCCTCGATGCCCTCGAAAAACCCTGGGAAGCCCTGGAAGCTTTTGAAAGAGCCCGGCAGTTCGGAAGAAACGGGGAGGAAGCCTGTCTTGGAGAAGGAATCGTTCTAGCCCGGATGGGAGAATGGGAAAAAGCGAGGGATGCTTTTGCAAGGGTCCTTGCCGTTGACCCTGGAAACACCCCGGCTTCGACCCTGAAAGCATTTGCCCTTATCCGGCTGCAGGAATTCGACAGAGCCGTGGAAACTCTGGAAAAAATTGAAGCAATTGACCCTAACCATGACCTCTTAGCCTGCCTGCTGGGCTTTGCATCTACAAGAATCGGAAACTACGAGCAAGCTGCACAGGCTTATAGAAAAGCGGTGGAGTTAAACCCGAAAAATTTCCATGCGCGTGACGGGCTTGCAGAACTTTACTTCAGGCTTGGAAACAGCGAAGGAGCACTAAAAGAGGTGGAAGCCTCAATATCGGAAGAACATGAAAACGTATTCTCAAGAATCCTTAAAGGCAGGATAGAGCTTGAAGAACAGGCTTACGAGGAAGCTATGGAGTCATTCGGTCGGGCTCTTGACCTGGACTCTTCCGACCCGGAAATCCTGCTCTGGGATGCGTACGCCAGGTACCTGTACGCAGAAGTGACTTTTGACCTGGAAAGCGTAGAGTCAAACGGAGAGGTAAGCAGAGGGACAAGTAGACAGGTAAGTGGACAATACAGGCAAATGCTCCTTTCGGTAATCCGGAAACTGGAAAAAACAGCCCTTTCCAGGGAATCGAAAGACAGCGAACTCAGGGCATATATCCTTTATTTCCTGGGCTTTTACTACTACAAAATCCGCTACCTCAAAAAAGCCGCCGAAAGGCTTGAAGAGTGCCTGGAACTCGAAACTCCCACAGACATAAAAGCCCCCGCGTCCGACCTCCGGGATCACATCCGCTCAGGCCCTCTGAAGCCTGCCTGGTGGGAGTGGTGGCTTGTCTCAGGAAAATACTGCAGGCTCAAGAAAGCAGGGTTCCTGCTCACACTGGTTTTCATAGCCATCCTGCTCATTTCCAACCCTGCAGTCTCAACACTCCCGTTCATATCCTGGCTGGCGGCTGCCGTGCAACCCGTCTTTTCCCAGGTCCTTTCTTCAGGCGCATTCTCTGCAGTCTCCTGGGATCAATACGGCAGGGAATATACCCTCATTATCCTGATTTTACTCTTTATCCTGCTCTTTCCTGGGATAAGGCTCCGCAAACCGGGTGATGAACCGGAAATTGAAACCCATACCCCTCCCCCCCCGGAGTTCGACGTGCCGGCTACCCTGCTGGACGAGTTCAGGGAAAGGCTTGAAAAAAGCTTGCTCTCCCCGGAGTTGATGGAAGACCGAATAGGGAAGCTGGAAAAGTTCTGA